Proteins encoded by one window of Crassostrea angulata isolate pt1a10 chromosome 9, ASM2561291v2, whole genome shotgun sequence:
- the LOC128163512 gene encoding uncharacterized protein LOC128163512 — MDPKRSAQDVLRCYLCETPNPQYNCDICHINLCKTCAGEHLLDESKEHKVVPIRQRGYGPDYPTCLKHTKKQCELHCEQCDLPICTQCVSSDVHLGHKAIDIMKIFDTKKEILKNDLEELKISLIPKYHEIAATIPVQKAELEKHSKRLTTALCKRGEEWHREIDEIINNRKTEINQMQIMYLAALNKQKTEITQSISLIAQRIVDLKKLLDSYDVYAVSAYKSKIDSFRKLPPYLRAIFPCFSSNIINTEYLQQQFGKLSAFSIESQEYDFKMESSEAASPSSDICRSPLLNQPKIITTIDTNFEHMFSVTCSTDEQIWTRGDSSIIKLYNLQGELLESIRTKSGNDPRDITVSKSGHLVYSDFDERTVNIMKNKQISEVIRLRTWRPLRVNSTVSGDLLVTMVGDRKKRTKVVRCAYSTENQTFLFDSKAQPLYFSPPQCSINYVTENKNLDVCVVDGTACAVVVVNEAGKLRFKYTGPPSPTKEPVHPIGVCTDSQSQILIADNANDCIHILDQNGQFLQYIDYCDLHEPYGLCVDTRDNLFVTECSTGKVKKIQYKK; from the coding sequence ATGGACCCTAAGAGAAGTGCACAGGATGTCCTACGATGTTACTTGTGTGAGACTCCTAATCCTCAATATAACTGTGACATCTGTCACATCAACCTTTGTAAGACGTGTGCAGGAGAACATCTGTTGGATGAATCTAAAGAACATAAAGTTGTACCAATCAGGCAAAGAGGTTATGGTCCTGACTACCctacttgtttaaaacatacgAAAAAACAATGTGAGCTCCACTGTGAACAATGCGACCTTCCAATTTGCACTCAATGTGTTTCCTCTGATGTACATCTAGGACATAAAGCAATCGACATCATGAAAATTTTTGACACCAAGaaagaaatcttaaaaaatgatttagaggAACTTAAAATCTCTCTTATTCCGAAATATCATGAGATTGCAGCAACTATCCCAGTACAGAAAGCTGAACTTGAAAAACATTCTAAAAGATTGACGACTGCTCTCTGTAAAAGGGGTGAAGAATGGCACAGAGAAATTGACGAGAtaataaacaatagaaaaacTGAAATTAACCAAATGCAAATCATGTAcctggctgctttaaacaaacagaaaacTGAAATCACGCAAAGCATTTCTTTAATCGCACAGAGAATTGTTGATCTGAAGAAGTTGCTAGATTCTTATGATGTTTACGCCGTCTCGGCATACAAGTCTAAAATTGATAGCTTTCGAAAACTGCCTCCTTATCTCCGTGCTATATTTCCTTGTTTTTCTTCTAATATAATAAACACAGAATACCTTCAACAACAGTTTGGTAAATTGTCAGCATTCTCTATTGAAAGTCAAGAATATGACTTCAAAATGGAGAGTAGCGAAGCTGCATCACCTTCTTCAGATATTTGTCGAAGTCCTCTTCTTAATCAACCAAAGATCATCACAACTATCGATACAAACTTTGAACACATGTTCAGTGTAACTTGTTCAACTGATGAACAAATATGGACTCGTGGTGATAGCAGTATTATAAAACTTTACAATCTTCAAGGAGAACTATTGGAATCAATCCGAACAAAATCAGGAAATGACCCACGAGATATAACAGTATCAAAGAGTGGGCATCTAGTCTATTCTGATTTTGATGAAAGAACTGTGAACATAATGAAGAATAAACAGATATCAGAAGTGATAAGGTTACGAACATGGAGACCACTCCGTGTAAATAGTACAGTTTCTGGAGATCTCCTGGTTACTATGGTCGGGGATAGGAAAAAACGGACAAAGGTCGTGCGTTGCGCATATTCAACAGAGAATCAAACCTTTCTATTTGATAGCAAAGCTCAACCTTTATATTTTTCTCCCCCACAATGTTCCATTAATTACGTAACTGAAAACAAGAATCTAGATGTCTGTGTGGTCGATGGGACAGCCTGTGCGGTGGTAGTAGTAAATGAGGCCGGTAAACTACGCTTCAaatacactggtcctccctcgcCTACAAAAGAACCGGTTCATCCCATAGGTGTCTGTACAGACAGCCAGAGTCAAATCCTGATAGCTGACAATGCTAATGACTGTATCCACATTCTAGACCAGAACGGGCAATTTCTCCAATACATAGACTATTGTGATTTACATGAGCCATACGGTCTATGTGTGGACActagagacaacctctttgtaaCCGAATGTTCCACTggtaaagtgaaaaaaattcaatataaaaaataa